One window of the Pseudomonadota bacterium genome contains the following:
- the radC gene encoding DNA repair protein RadC: MPHALSLPDHRRDPDPDTPSHGRVRRVAEATGAKAPLACPAGRGGATGPREKLAMRGPGSLSDVELVAVLLGTGGAGEPVSIAAARLLQRVGSIAALHHFGVAALSGQTGVGLTKACRLKAAVELGRRSLAVTLPRSEPIRSSRQVAQALSPRLATEQREHFLALALDGRNRPLAELDVAVGGLTACSVQPTDVFRLLLREACASVVFVHNHPSGTCAPSEDDRAITERLRTAGELLGLGVLDHIIVAREGYFSFADAGLL, from the coding sequence ATGCCCCACGCTCTGTCGTTGCCAGATCACCGTCGCGATCCGGATCCCGACACGCCAAGCCATGGGCGCGTGCGTCGGGTCGCCGAAGCTACCGGTGCGAAAGCGCCGCTTGCGTGCCCGGCCGGCCGGGGCGGCGCTACAGGTCCGCGCGAGAAGCTGGCCATGAGGGGCCCGGGCAGCCTCAGCGACGTGGAGCTGGTAGCGGTGCTGCTCGGAACAGGTGGGGCCGGGGAGCCGGTGTCCATCGCTGCCGCGCGCCTGCTGCAGCGGGTCGGGAGTATTGCTGCCCTGCATCATTTCGGCGTGGCTGCGCTTTCGGGCCAGACCGGCGTGGGCTTGACCAAAGCATGCCGACTCAAGGCGGCGGTCGAGCTTGGGCGCCGCTCGCTTGCGGTCACGCTGCCTCGCTCCGAGCCGATCCGCAGCAGCCGTCAGGTCGCGCAGGCGCTCTCGCCGCGTTTGGCGACCGAGCAACGGGAGCATTTCCTTGCACTGGCCCTCGATGGACGCAACCGGCCGCTCGCCGAGCTCGACGTGGCCGTCGGCGGCCTCACGGCCTGCAGCGTCCAACCCACCGACGTGTTTCGACTGCTGCTCAGGGAAGCGTGCGCCAGCGTGGTCTTCGTGCATAACCATCCCAGTGGCACCTGTGCTCCCAGCGAGGACGACCGAGCCATCACCGAGCGGCTGCGCACGGCGGGCGAGCTGCTCGGGCTGGGAGTGCT